One genomic segment of Bacillus kexueae includes these proteins:
- the disA gene encoding DNA integrity scanning diadenylate cyclase DisA, whose product MNEKEKRMYEYTLTEILRFVAPGTPIREGIENVLRAKTGGLIVVGFDEKVKQIVDGGFYINTPFSAAHLYELAKMDGAIILSETGNKILYANAQLMPDPKTPSSETGMRHRTAERVARQTGSLVIAISQRRNVITLYYGEFHYALRDIGVILTKANQALQTLEKYHSVLEQSIAQHNALELEDAVTMDDVIQVLHRIEMVLRIKNEITTYVNELGEEGQLIRLQMNELLSNVEEEAALFIKDYHNEFTKEPLLAVHHLQTLSNRELLDDHVLLKLLGYGPSSNLNAHMTSRGYRLLHKIHKLPSIVIENLVCRFKNLKQISAASVEQLDDVDGIGEIRAKKIKEGLKRLHEQYCVDRYLS is encoded by the coding sequence ATGAATGAAAAAGAAAAAAGAATGTACGAATACACACTAACCGAGATTTTACGGTTTGTAGCACCTGGTACCCCTATTCGAGAAGGTATTGAAAATGTTTTGCGAGCTAAAACTGGAGGCCTTATAGTCGTTGGGTTCGATGAGAAAGTGAAGCAAATTGTCGACGGGGGCTTCTACATCAATACACCTTTTTCAGCAGCTCATTTGTATGAACTCGCTAAAATGGATGGAGCCATTATTTTAAGCGAGACGGGTAATAAGATTTTATACGCGAATGCTCAATTAATGCCAGACCCTAAAACGCCTTCTTCAGAGACTGGAATGCGTCACCGTACGGCTGAGCGTGTAGCGCGTCAAACCGGGAGCTTAGTCATTGCCATTTCTCAAAGGAGGAATGTTATTACTCTTTATTATGGTGAGTTCCATTATGCTCTACGTGATATCGGAGTTATTTTAACGAAAGCGAACCAAGCTTTGCAGACACTTGAGAAATATCATTCGGTGTTGGAGCAGTCCATTGCCCAACATAATGCGTTAGAGTTAGAGGATGCAGTGACGATGGACGATGTGATTCAAGTATTGCATCGTATTGAAATGGTGCTTCGGATTAAAAATGAGATTACCACCTATGTAAATGAGTTAGGAGAAGAAGGACAATTGATTCGTCTTCAAATGAACGAACTTTTATCAAACGTGGAAGAAGAAGCGGCGTTGTTTATTAAAGATTACCATAACGAGTTTACAAAGGAGCCACTTTTAGCTGTTCATCATTTACAGACGTTATCCAACCGTGAATTGTTAGATGATCATGTGTTGTTAAAGTTATTAGGGTATGGCCCGTCTAGTAATTTAAATGCTCATATGACATCGAGAGGGTATAGGTTATTACACAAAATTCATAAGCTTCCTTCTATCGTTATAGAAAATTTAGTCTGTCGTTTTAAAAATTTGAAACAAATCTCAGCTGCATCCGTAGAACAATTAGACGATGTAGATGGAATTGGTGAAATCCGTGCGAAAAAAATTAAAGAAGGGCTAAAGCGGCTTCACGAACAGTATTGTGTCGATAGATATTTATCCTAA